The Kribbella sp. HUAS MG21 genome includes the window GCGACGGCGTCGGCCTCGGCGAGCCGCTCGGTGTAGCGGACAGCGCGGTATTGCACTCCGCGGTCGCTGTGATGGATCAGCCCGCCGACGTCGTGGCCGGCTCGCTGCCGGGCCCACAGTCCCATGTCGAGGGCGTCCAGGGCCAGGTCGGTGCGCAGGCTGGTCGAGACCTGCCAGCCCACCACCGGGCGGGAGAACACGTCGATCACGAACGCGGTGTAAACCCACCCGGAGTGGGTGCGGATGTAGGTCAGGTCCGCCACCCACAACTGGTTGGGAGCCTCGGCGACGAACCGCCGCTCGACCAGATCGGCCGGCCGCGGTGTCTCAGCCCTCTCGGTCTGCGTGGTCTTGCGGGTCTTGTCCCGCCTGATGCCCCGCAGGCCCTCGGCGCGCATCAGCCGCTCGACGGTGCACCGGGCGACTTCGATACCGCGCCGGTTCAGTTCGGCGTGGACCTTCCGCGCACCGTAGACACCCAGGTTGTCCGTGTGCACCTGGCGGATCGCCGAGACCAGTTCGGCGTCCCTGACCGCCCGGGCAGACGGCGGCCTGCTCTTGGCGGCGTAGTAGGTGCTCGGGGCAATCTTGATCCCAGCAGCCGCCAGGACCTGACAGATCGGCTCGACCCCGAACCGGTCGCGGTGCCGGTCGATGAACTCGACCAGCACCGCCACCGGAACCCGCGTTACTCCACCGGCTGCTTCGCCGGCTACTTGATCTTGCGGTCGAGCTCCGCCGCCGCGAAAAAAGCCGACGCCGTCTTGAGAATCTCGTTGGCCCGCCGAAGCTCACGGTTCTCCCGCTCCAGCTGCGCGATCCGATCCGCGTCGCTGGTCGTGGTCCCCGCACGCGTCCCCTCATCGATCTCGGCCTGCCGGACCCACCCCCGCAACGTCTCACGGTGCACACCGAGCTGCTCCGCGATCCGCGGGATCGCCCCCGCCCTCGTCGCCGGGTCCTTCCGCGCGTCCACCACCATCCGAGTGGCCCGCTCACGCAACTCGTCGCCGTACTTCCTCGGTGCTGCCATAACTCTCATCCTCCATGGATTGAGAGCCTCCATCAGACCCGGGGCGATTCAAGTCGGCGCGTTGGTCACTCTCCGACTGGTTGTGGTGGCTCGAGCCAGAGAACCGGACGTGGTACTGGCTCGGGTCTGAAACAGTCGACCCGCAGCACCTCGTGGTCTACGTCGACACAGATGGTGCGCCCTCACCAACCGGTGCACTGCACTGGCTCCTTACAGCCGCTGGCGCGATCAACATCGAAGAGACGCCATAGGCGGCCACCGATGATGATGACGAGTACGAAACGATCCGATGACGCAGTAATCGATGCGCACACCGTGGAGCCGTTGTCCGAACCTGGCGGTGCCATCGACCATGAATCTCGACGCGGGTTGCACTCTTCGGGGGACTAAATGACGGATCCAACTGCGTCCCGGATCGAAGTACTGCTGTCGTTTCAGCGCGCCCTGTGGGATTTGGTCACTCCCAACCTCAGACGTATTCGCCGTTCGTCCCACCTTCCCGCTGATCGAGGCACGGTTCATCTACGGCGCTGTCGCCGTACCGCCTGATCAGCCACGTGAACTCCTGGAAGGCGAGGAATGGGCGTACCGGCGACGCGGGACGACCCGGAGCGCGGCGACCGTCCGCGCGACGACTGATACGCGAGAGACTTTCTCAACACGTAGCCAGAGCTCATGGACGACGGGGTCAGAACCAAGTGGAAGGCATCAGGTGACGGCAATTCGGGCTCGGGACGCACTCGTCGTCGTTGACGGCGATGAGGTCCCGGGCATCACGATCTATGGGCTCGCCGGTCGCGGTCGTCGGCAGGCGGCCGCGTTTCCACGACAGGTATGGATCGGCGAGCCAGGCGTCGACGCGTTCCTTCTTCGAGGGGACGCGTGGGAGATCCTGTCCTGGGATGTGCCGATCATCGTGTGGCCGACGGGTGAGTACTTCACTGCAGCCGTGCGGGACTCACTCGCCGCGCGGATTGGTGCGGGATGCTCCGTGGCATGGGTCGGCGCGGAAGGTCTCCCGTTCTGCGATCCACCTGAGTTGTTCAATCCGACCTGCATGTCGGGCGGCGTGTTGGCGTGGATGACAGCCGGCGGCCAGTTCGAATGCGCCCTGGACCCGGACCGACCACTCTCGCCCGCTTCAGACCGTCTGTTGTCGAGCCTGAGGCAGTACGCCCAGGGACTCGCGGACGTCACCTAGCTGGGGGGAGACGAGATCGTGCGTGATGGTGAAGTGTCCCGCCACATGGTTTCGTCCGTGTCGCGGTACGTCGTACCGCGACGACGCATGGTTGGGAGCCGACCCAATGAACTGGGATGAGCTGAATGGCAAGCTCCGTCGAGTGGTGCCGGAGCTGGCGCCGGGGTTGCCTGTGTCGGAGGTGCAGGACATCTGTGAGTACGTCGACCACGACGAGCCCGGCCTTGCGTTCGAGATGCTCTGCACCCAGTTGTACGAGCACGACGCCGGCATCCGGTCGGAGACTGTCGCGAGGCTTGCAGAGCTGGGAGTCGCGATGGGGTTGGATCCACGCCAATGGCAGATGCTGAGGGTCAGTCCATGAGGTCTTCGCCGGCCGGACGGCGCAGATCGGCGGTTGGCCAGAATAAGGGAGTTCAACCTGGATCCGAATCCCGCCCCGTCGCCAGTGCGGCCGGCGGCCAAACCTGCAGAGCTGCGGATCTCGACCTGCGGGTCTCGCAGTGTTGGCGGACTTGCTCCAGGCCGTTCTCGAGCAGTCGAGGAGCGGCTGTTCCGCGCTTGGCTCGGCATGCTCGAGCTTCATCCGCCGCGTCAGCGTCGCGCTCGGAGCAGTTGACCCCGAGCTCGCGCTGGCCGTTGCGCTGAGGACAGGTTCATCGTCGGCCGCACCCGACCTCGCCCGCACGTGGTTCGCGACCCCGGGCAACCGCCGCGATCCACGCCGAGCCGCCCGTCCAGGATGCGACGTCGTACGAGAGGCTATGGGAGGTCGACTCGGAGGCGGGTGTCTACGTTCTTCTTGTTGGCGGGGTCTTTGCCTCGGAGGTGGATCTCGTGGGTTTGGGCGGTGGCTCGGTAGAGCCTCAAGTCGGCGTCACCGGTTAGCTCGTGGGGAGTGAAGGCTCGGGCGCCTCGGCGTTCGGAGTCGGTGAAGGCTGTGGGGCAGGTGGCTTCGAGTTCCTCGTCGGGGACTTGTTCGGCGGTTGCCGAGATGTAGACGGCGTCCTTGTCCTCGACGGGCGGTTTGTCGCCGTCGAAGATCACCAGGGAGACCTTGGGGCGGGCGGTCAGGTTGCGTGAGTGTTGGGCGTCGGGGGAGGACACCCAGTAGAACGTGCGGGCGTCGGTGTGGGTGAAAAAGACGGGGGAGAGGCGGGCGGTTCCGTCTGGTTCGGTGGTGCCGAGGACCATGTAGCGATTGCGCTCGAGTGCACGCCGTACGGAGGCTACGGGGTCGTCCATCGTGCGGCCCTTCCTAGGCGGGGTCGGTGTCCTTGGTTCGGCCGGCGAGGCGGTGGAGTTGGCCCTCGTGTACGTCGCTGACCCACTCCCAGTCGGGCTTCGCCGACGACCCGATCCGCGGGTCGTCGGGAGCTCGGCCGTCGCGCAAGGCCTGCACGTATGCGCGGTCCTGGTCGATTCTGGCGCGCAGTTGGTTGGCGCCGCCGACGGAGCCGTGACCCGGTACGACGACGTCGACCTCGCCGGCTACGGCATCGAACAGTTGAAGCGCCGCAAGGTAGTCGTCGAGCGGATCCGCCGTGCCGCTCAGGTCGAACATCGGAATCAGTACGTCGGACAGCATGTCGCCGGCGACCAGAACCCGGCGTTCCTCGATCAGCAGGGCGGCATGGCCCGGCGCGTGGGCACGGTGCTCGATGATCCGTACGGTGGGGCCGTCCCACGGAATCTGCGCGGCGCCGGCGGGCAGACCGGTGATGAGGCCTAGCAGTTCGAGCGGTACCTGCCCGGCGATCTCCGGCGGAAGGTGCTCGTCGATCCGCGCCTTCGCGTCGGGGTCGGACAGTTCATCGCGGATGGCAGCCGCACAGCGTTCGGTGCCGTACCGAGGCGGCGAGCCGAGGCTCTCCTGCCACAGCACATGATCCCAGTCCGGATGCGTCGAGAAGCCCGCGACTATCGGTTGGCCTAGCGCGCGTATGTCGTTCGCGAGGCAGTCGATCTCGGTGCCTGTGATTCCCGGGTCGATGAGCAACACGCCGGATCGGCCCTGCACCACAACGGCGTTGCTCTGCACGAACTCGCTCTCGTGGACCAGCACGCCCTCTGCGACCTGCGTCAGCATCAGCTCGCCTCCTTGACGTCGCCGATGGAGTAGCGATGCATCGTGACGCCGGATCCGAACGAACGCTGCTCGAGCAGGTCGAGATCGATCGGTACGTCGTAATCGTCGAACAGCGGCCTGCCGAAGCCGAGGATCGAGGGATGCGTCCAGAGCATCAACTCGTCGAGGAGCCCTGCCCGGAGCAGCTGCGTGGCCAGCGTCGCGCCGCCCACACCGATCAGGCCGTCGGTGTCGGCGCGCAAGACCGCGAGCTGCTCGATCGCGTCGTCGCCGCCGATGATCCGGGTGTTGTGTTCGGCCGTTCGGCGGGTGCGGGAGACGAGGACCTTGGGCTTGGCGGTCCAGATCTCGCCGAACTCACGCAGGAAGTCCGGCAGCGTGGCGTCCTCGCGGGACCGCGGCCAGAACTCCTCCATGACCTCGTAGAAGACCCGGCCGTGAACCAGCAGCGCGGCGGCTTCGGCCTGGGCGTTGGCCGCGCGGTGCAGTTCCTCGTCGATGCGCAACCACTCGCCGGCGCCGTTGTCCCCCGGTACTTGCTCGATTCGCAGGTCGAGGGACACCTGCATCGAGTACACGAAGCGGCCCATCAGCTCATCTCCCCCATAGTGCTTGCATTTCGCAATCACTATAGTGTGCACGAACTGCCTGTCAAGGAGGAGTCGTGGAACCACGGTCCGGGTGCCCGATCAACGCCGCCGTCGAGGTGTTCGGGGATCGCTGGTCGATGCTCGTACTCCGCGACATCATCTTCGGCGACCGCCGCTTCTTCCGGGCGCTGCTCACCGGGTCGCCCGAGGGCATCGCGTCGAACATCCTCGCCGACCGGCTCGTACGGCTCGTCGAAGCCGGCATCCTCACTCGCGGTACTGCGGCGCGGGGGCAACGCGCGCGCTACAGCCTGACGGAGGCCGGCATCCAGACCCTCCCGATCCTGTACGCCCTCGGGAACTGGGGTCTCGACTGGCGCTCCGGGAGCCCCGAACTTCGGGTGCGGCAGCAGCTCATGCGCGACGGAGGACCGGCGTTCCTCGAGGAACTCATGGACGAGCTCCGCGCCCGGCACCTCGACGCAAAGCCGAAGCCATACGACGGCCCAAGCCCGCTCGAGCGCCTCGACGCCGCGTACGCCGCGGCCGCGGAGAACGGCGAGGCAGAGCAGCCCTCCAGCTAGCACCGGAGCCCGGCCGGCGGGTAGGTGGCCGGGCTGGTACTGGAGCACGGCTGGCGCTGGAGCCTGCGCGGTGGCGGAGTCGTTCGGCCGGCACCGGAGGTGAGCTCGTGCTGGAGCGCGGCTGGCGTCGGGGACGGTGGGTGAGGAGTGGCTTGGGTGGTGCAGGACTGCGGCCGTGCTTGTAGGCGGGCGGTGGTCGAGCCGCGTGTAGAGCGTCGCTGGTGCCGGCGCCGGTGGGCTGGGGTGTCGCTCGAGTGGTGTTGAGCGTGGCTGGTGTTCGAGGGTGGCTGGTGTGGAGTCGGTCGGGTGGTGGAGGTTGTTGTTGGGGGCAAGTGGTAATTGGGTTGAGTGGGGGTTGGGTGGTGTTCATGATGGGCGCATGATGATGACTGCCTTTGGGGTGTTGCTGGTTGGATCTGTGGCCTTGGTGGCTCGGGTTCAGCAGCAGGGTGGTCGTTGTGGGGGGTCGATGCCCGGTCAGTTGTGATCGAGGTGGTGGTCGCCGGGCTGTTGGCTGGGTATGGGGTTGCTATGCCGGTCGGGCCTGTGGGGACCTATTTGGTGGCGTTGACGGCGCGGAGTTCCTGGCGGATCGGGGCGTTTGCGGCGTTGGGTGTTGCGTCGGCTGATGGGCTGTACGCGGCGGTGGCCGCGGGTGCCGGGTCGGTGTTGGCTCCGTTGTTGGTGCCGGTTGTCGAGCCGTTGCGGTGGGCCTCGGTCGTGGTGCTGGTCGGGCTCGCGGTGATGGGGGCGGTCCGAGCGGTACGGCGATATCGCGAGCGGCGGATCGTCACGCTGCAGCAGGAGATGCCGATCGGCGCGTGGACGGCGTACTTCGGGATGCTCGGGATGACCATGCTCAACCCGTGGACCGTGATCTACTTCGCCGCGTTGGTGCTCGGCGGGTCGGAGATTGCGGGCGTTGCGGAGCGGATCGTGTTCGTGGTCGCGGCGTTCGTGGCGTCGGCCAGTTGGCAACTGTTGCTGGCCGGCGGTGGTGCGTTGCTCGGGCGGTTGCTGACCGGTCCTACGGGGCGGTTGGTGACTGCGCTCGCGTCGTCGGCGGTCATCGTAGTGCTGGCGGTCCGGATTGTTGCCTAGGGCACCTGGCGTTCGATGGCGCCGGCCGGGTTGAGGAACAGCAGGATCGGCGGTGCGGTGTTGGGCAGAATCTCGGCGTACGCGCGGAGCTGTGGGGCGTAGTACGCGACGCGACTGTCCAGCGCCGTGGCCGGGATGACGTCGGTCTTGTAGTCGACGATGGTGAGGCGGCCGTCGTCCTCGCGGTAGATGAGGTCGACGAAGCCTTCGAGGACGGTGCCGTCGGGTTGCAGCGTGCCGACGTACGACTCGCGCCAGTGTTCGCGGGCGGCGGCTCGTTGTACGACGTCGGAGGCGAGGGCCGAGCGGGCGAGGGCGGTGACCACATCGGCGTACTCGAGGACGCCTTCGGCGAGGCACTGGGTGGCGACGGCGGGTTCGAGGCCGGCGCCGGTGGTGAGGTCGACGACTTGGAGTACGGCGTGCACGGCGCGGCCGATCGCGGTGCCGTAGCGGCCCTTGGACCACGGCGGGAGTTCCAGGTCGCGGGCGGCCTTCGCGGTGCCCGGGTCAATATGCGCGACGGATCCAGCGTCGGCGTCAGGCGCGCCTGCCGGGGCGGCGGTGGGCCCGGTGAGGGCGAGTTCGGGGTCGGTGCCTTCGAGGCCGGAGGCGGATTGGGCTGAGGGGGTCCGGCTGGCGGATTGGGCCGCGGTGGCGCGGGTTTCCCATTCGCTGCGGGGGATCGGCGGAGTGACGTCGGGGCCGGCGGTGGGTTCGCGGTCGGGGACCGGTGGGCTGGTGAACAGCGTGACATGCGGTGCTTCGACGCCGCCGGCGGTGGCGAGGAGCTCGGCGTTGCTTGTGTGGCGGCGGTTGCCGGAGCGGTGCAGGGAGACGACGAGGTGGTCGCGGGCGCGGGTCGCGGCGACGTACAGCAGGCGGCGGCGTTCGTAGTCGTCCATCTGCTCGTCGACCGGTTGTACCAGGTCGAAGTCCTCGGTCTGCACCGACGACTTGAGTTTGACGGCGTATCCGCCGGACTGCGGCCACAGCACCTGGACGCCGCGCTGGCGGTTCGGGGAGGCGGTCATGCCGGACAGGATCACGATCGGGAACTCGAGCCCCTTCGCGGCGTGGATCGTCATCACCCGCACCGCGTCGGCATCGGTCTCGGGCAGGACGGCCTCGGCGACTCGGGAGGTTTCCTCGCCCTGGTGGGCGGCCCAGGCGAGGTACGAGCGGAGGCCGCCGTGCTCGACCTCGGACCAGGCGCGGGCCTGGTCGACGACGAACCGGATGCGGCGCCAGGCGTCGCGGGCGCGCGGTCCGATCGCGGCGACCTCGAGCATCCGCCGGTCGGCGACGATCTTCGCGAGGACCTCGCTGGGGGTGAGCCAGCGCGCGGCGTAGTACGTGCGGCGGAGCCACTCCATCGCATCGGCGACCGGGTGGGTGAGGAGCTGGTCTGGGACCGGGGCGGTCAGGAGGAATCTGCCGCCGTTGACCTTCCAGGTGTAGAGGTCGTCGTCGCCGCAGCCGAACAGCGGGGAGCGGAGCGTGGTGACGAGCGCGAGTTGGTCGCTCGGGTCGCCGAGCGCGCGGGCGCACGCGAGCAGGTCGCGGACCTCGGCGGTCTGGTAGACGAGGGAGCTGGCTTCGGCGCGGTACGGGATGTCGGCGCGGTCGAGGGCGTCCTCGAGGAAGGGGAGTGAGGTGCGGGCGGGGACGAGTACGGCGATGTCGCCGGCCTCGGCGCGGCGCCAGGTTTCGGTGCGGTCGTCGTACACCAGCCAGCCGTCGCGCAGGGCTTCTTCGATTACGGAGGCGACGTCGGTGGCTTCGCGCTCGCGGAGGACGGAGGCTTGAGCGCGGGGGAGGTCGTTGTGCGGCTCGGCGCCGAGGATGGTGACGGCGGGGCCGGCTGATGGGTCTTCTGGGGTGTCG containing:
- a CDS encoding IS3 family transposase (programmed frameshift), which codes for MAAPRKYGDELRERATRMVVDARKDPATRAGAIPRIAEQLGVHRETLRGWVRQAEIDEGTRAGTTTSDADRIAQLERENRELRRANEILKTASGFFRGGGARPQDQVAGEAAGGVTRVPVAVLVEFIDRHRDRFGVEPICQVLAAAGIKIAPSTYYAAKSRPPSARAVRDAELVSAIRQVHTDNLGVYGARKVHAELNRRGIEVARCTVERLMRAEGLRGIRRDKTRKTTQTERAETPRPADLVERRFVAEAPNQLWVADLTYIRTHSGWVYTAFVIDVFSRPVVGWQVSTSLRTDLALDALDMGLWARQRAGHDVGGLIHHSDRGVQYRAVRYTERLAEADAVASVGSKGDSYDNAMAEAFNSLFKAELIRNPVIRPIGGWKSVADVEIAVAEYVDWFNHRRLHGEIGHIPPAEFEANHYSEIPALTEAGTT
- a CDS encoding MafI family immunity protein → MNWDELNGKLRRVVPELAPGLPVSEVQDICEYVDHDEPGLAFEMLCTQLYEHDAGIRSETVARLAELGVAMGLDPRQWQMLRVSP
- a CDS encoding pyridoxamine 5'-phosphate oxidase family protein, with translation MDDPVASVRRALERNRYMVLGTTEPDGTARLSPVFFTHTDARTFYWVSSPDAQHSRNLTARPKVSLVIFDGDKPPVEDKDAVYISATAEQVPDEELEATCPTAFTDSERRGARAFTPHELTGDADLRLYRATAQTHEIHLRGKDPANKKNVDTRLRVDLP
- a CDS encoding MBL fold metallo-hydrolase — encoded protein: MLTQVAEGVLVHESEFVQSNAVVVQGRSGVLLIDPGITGTEIDCLANDIRALGQPIVAGFSTHPDWDHVLWQESLGSPPRYGTERCAAAIRDELSDPDAKARIDEHLPPEIAGQVPLELLGLITGLPAGAAQIPWDGPTVRIIEHRAHAPGHAALLIEERRVLVAGDMLSDVLIPMFDLSGTADPLDDYLAALQLFDAVAGEVDVVVPGHGSVGGANQLRARIDQDRAYVQALRDGRAPDDPRIGSSAKPDWEWVSDVHEGQLHRLAGRTKDTDPA
- a CDS encoding dihydrofolate reductase family protein, which gives rise to MGRFVYSMQVSLDLRIEQVPGDNGAGEWLRIDEELHRAANAQAEAAALLVHGRVFYEVMEEFWPRSREDATLPDFLREFGEIWTAKPKVLVSRTRRTAEHNTRIIGGDDAIEQLAVLRADTDGLIGVGGATLATQLLRAGLLDELMLWTHPSILGFGRPLFDDYDVPIDLDLLEQRSFGSGVTMHRYSIGDVKEAS
- a CDS encoding helix-turn-helix domain-containing protein, which encodes MEPRSGCPINAAVEVFGDRWSMLVLRDIIFGDRRFFRALLTGSPEGIASNILADRLVRLVEAGILTRGTAARGQRARYSLTEAGIQTLPILYALGNWGLDWRSGSPELRVRQQLMRDGGPAFLEELMDELRARHLDAKPKPYDGPSPLERLDAAYAAAAENGEAEQPSS
- a CDS encoding LysE family transporter, with the translated sequence MGTYLVALTARSSWRIGAFAALGVASADGLYAAVAAGAGSVLAPLLVPVVEPLRWASVVVLVGLAVMGAVRAVRRYRERRIVTLQQEMPIGAWTAYFGMLGMTMLNPWTVIYFAALVLGGSEIAGVAERIVFVVAAFVASASWQLLLAGGGALLGRLLTGPTGRLVTALASSAVIVVLAVRIVA
- a CDS encoding UvrD-helicase domain-containing protein, coding for MSEQLLDAPARDRIRSDTDSTLFVEAGAGSGKTHALVERVRTLVLRDGVPLRTIAAVTFTEKAGAELRDRLRVEFEKARRTEVGQLADAALDDLDSASIGTLHSFAQQILLAHPIEAGLPPLIDVLDEVGSSVAFEERWAELQQQLLDDDSIAEPLLLAMAVGVELKHLRSLARLFGNDWDLIADRVLVEPPELVAMPDLTGLVAAAAQIGGLAESCLDPEDRLLPKVQQIRELGVMLDAASDQETQLAILHTFRGLKVGRIGRKENWPDIAKVRADCTEVVDVAASLVELLLDACLRHLSHWIAERVLESAELRRADGRLEFHDLLVLARDLLRRDADVRADLQERYERLLLDEFQDTDPIQIELAVRIAGGAEADAADWRDLEVPEGRLFVVGDPKQSIYRFRRANIATYLTAQDLLGETVALTTNFRTVPPILHWINTVFATLIQPQESAQPSYQSLSPHRTTPTTPAVPATTPGPTTSDPATNSSRSGSGAASRTPSEQPAEPVKGDQLSIFDEPSLFDDDTTDSTDYGTSTDSTATAGDDDQLGDLAAVLPFRRRTDAIDVPLEEPPTDTPEDPSAGPAVTILGAEPHNDLPRAQASVLREREATDVASVIEEALRDGWLVYDDRTETWRRAEAGDIAVLVPARTSLPFLEDALDRADIPYRAEASSLVYQTAEVRDLLACARALGDPSDQLALVTTLRSPLFGCGDDDLYTWKVNGGRFLLTAPVPDQLLTHPVADAMEWLRRTYYAARWLTPSEVLAKIVADRRMLEVAAIGPRARDAWRRIRFVVDQARAWSEVEHGGLRSYLAWAAHQGEETSRVAEAVLPETDADAVRVMTIHAAKGLEFPIVILSGMTASPNRQRGVQVLWPQSGGYAVKLKSSVQTEDFDLVQPVDEQMDDYERRRLLYVAATRARDHLVVSLHRSGNRRHTSNAELLATAGGVEAPHVTLFTSPPVPDREPTAGPDVTPPIPRSEWETRATAAQSASRTPSAQSASGLEGTDPELALTGPTAAPAGAPDADAGSVAHIDPGTAKAARDLELPPWSKGRYGTAIGRAVHAVLQVVDLTTGAGLEPAVATQCLAEGVLEYADVVTALARSALASDVVQRAAAREHWRESYVGTLQPDGTVLEGFVDLIYREDDGRLTIVDYKTDVIPATALDSRVAYYAPQLRAYAEILPNTAPPILLFLNPAGAIERQVP